The following coding sequences lie in one Pseudorca crassidens isolate mPseCra1 chromosome 2, mPseCra1.hap1, whole genome shotgun sequence genomic window:
- the ZNF593 gene encoding zinc finger protein 593, which yields MGRSRRTGAHRAHSLARQMKAKRRRPDLDEIHRDLRLQVAARPRPDPSAEPDPDLPGGGLHRCLACARYFIDSANLKTHFRSKDHKKRLKQLSVESYSQEEAERAAGMGSYVPPQRLAVPTEVSTAVPEMDTST from the exons ATGGGTCGCTCCCGCCGGACGGGCGCGCACCGAGCGCACTCCCTGGCCCGCCAGATGAAGGCGAAGCGGCGGCGGCCGGACCTGGATGAGATTCACCGCGATTTGCGGCTCCAGGTTGCCGCACGGCCCCGGCCAGACCCAAGCGCGGAACCCGATCCCGACCTGCCAGGGGGCGGCCTGCATCGCTGTCTGGCCTGCGC GAGGTACTTCATCGATTCTGCCAACCTGAAGACCCACTTCCGATCCAAAGACCACAAGAAAAG GCTGAAGCAGCTGAGTGTGGAGTCCTACAGTCAGGAAGAAGCAGAGAGGGCAGCGGGTATGGGTTCCTATGTTCCTCCCCAAAGGCTGGCAGTGCCCACAGAAGTATCCACCGCGGTCCCTGAGATGGACACGTCTACCTGA
- the ZNF593OS gene encoding putative transmembrane protein ZNF593OS codes for MRFRRLTPGYFRVLQMQIAGDLKAEPRSPLVGIVAALLAILGLGGSCYAVWKMVGQRRPPQAP; via the exons ATGCGATTTCGACGCCTGACACCTGGCTACTTCCGAGTGCTACAG ATGCAGATAGCCGGGGACCTGAAGGCAGAGCCCCGGAGTCCGCTGGTGGGGATCGTGGCTGCACTGCTGGCTATCCTCGGGCTGGGCGGCTCCTGCTATGCTGTCTGGAAGATGGTGGGGCAGCGGCGGCCGCCACAGGCTCCATGA
- the CNKSR1 gene encoding connector enhancer of kinase suppressor of ras 1: MEPVATWTPGKVAAWLRGLDDSLEDYHFEDWELPGKYLLQLCPRSLEALTVWPLGHQELILEGVEQLRALSSGLQSENLQSLTEGLLEGIRVFQSLVQGRLGGCAEPPADVLSAAMELVHEARSLLFWLNRYLFSHLNDFSSCQEIGELCGELGQALQEDCPAAEKESKVLRISSHVAGICHNILSCSPEELLEQKAVLQHVPLDDPSGLEIYTTSNCLHFVSRVGTQVPTDSRLQILPGDEIVQINEQVVVGWPHKNVVRELLREPDGVSLVLKKVPVPETPSQTPPQAPGPPRPVSPSLASALPSPRAPSEDVFASDLTSNPSLGPSPAAWTASTSLDPEPLPSPHAPSATLLAGVADAPEPPEHPDKSPVPGRKKSKGVATQLSRRRVSCRELGRPDCDGWLLLRKVPGGFMGPRWRRCWFVLKGHTLYWYRQPQDEKAEGLINVSNYSLESGQDQKKKYVFQLTHNVYKPFIFAADTLTDLSMWVRHLITCISKYRSPGRAPLPREEDCYSETEAEDPDDEAGSCSASPSPAQAGSSLHGDTSPVAALTQGSPRTSFGSPTDSSEGALEGMVRGLRLGGVSFLGRPQPLTHEQWRSSFMRRNRDPQLNERAHRVRALQSTLKAKLQELQALEEVLGDPELTGEKFRRWKEQNQELYSEGLGACGVERAEGSSQVLNSDSREPSSHPPPSQPEEHSCLCPLTPESDL; the protein is encoded by the exons ATGGAGCCAGTAGCGACCTGGACCCCCGGGAAGGTGGCGGCTTGGCTgagag GCCTCGATGATTCCCTGGAGGACTATCACTTTGAGGACTGGGAGCTGCCTGGCAAGTACCTGCTCCAGCTCTGCCCCCGAAGCCTGGAAGCGCTAACTGTGTGGCCTCTGGGCCACCAGGAGCTCATCCTGGAAGGGGTGGAACAGCTCCGGGCCCTG AGCTCCGGGCTACAGTCAGAGAACCTGCAGAGCCTGACAGAGGGGCTGCTGGAGGGGATCCGGGTATTCCAGAGCTTAGTCCAAGGTCGCCTGGGGGGCTGTGCTGAGCCTCCTGCAGATGTCCTCAGCGCGGCCATGGAGCTGGTGCATGAGGCCCGTTCCCTCCTCTTCTGGCTCAACAG GTACCTCTTCTCCCACTTAAATGACTTCTCATCCTGCCAGGAGATTGGGGAATTGTGCGGGGAGCTGGGCCAGGCCTTGCAGGAG GACTGTCCAGCGGCTGAGAAGGAGAGCAAAGTCTTGAGGATT AGCAGCCACGTGGCCGGGATCTGCCACAACATCCTGAGCTGCAGCCCAGAGGAGCTGCTGGAGCAGAAGGCCGTGCTACAGCACGTGCCGCTGGACGATCCTTCG GGCCTGGAGATCTACACCACCAGCAACTGCCTGCACTTTGTGTCTCGAGTGGGCACCCAG GTCCCCACTGATTCCCGGCTGCAGATCCTGCCTGGAGACGAGATTGTCCAGATCAATGAGCAAGTggtg GTGGGCTGGCCCCATAAAAACGTGGTGAGGGAGCTGCTCCGGGAGCCAGACGGGGTCAGCTTAGTGCTGAAGAAGGTCCCAGTGCCGGAGACACCCTCACAG ACCCCTCCTCAGGCCCCAGGCCCCCCACGCCCAGTGAGCCCATCGCTGGCTTCGGCCCTGCCGTCTCCCAG GGCCCCATCGGAAGATGTCTTCGCCTCCGACCTGACTTCAAACCCAAGTCTAGGACCCAGCCCTGCTGCCTGGACAG CCTCGACCTCCCTTGACCCggagcccctgcccagcccccatgCACCCTCAGCCACACTCCTAGCTGGGGTAGCAGATGCTCCAGAGCCCCCAGAACACCCTGACAAG AGTCCTGTCCCTGGCCGCAAGAAATCAAAAG GCGTGGCGACGCAGCTGAGCCGCCGGCGGGTGTCCTGCCGGGAGCTGGGCCGGCCTGACTGTGACGGCTGGCTCCTGCTGCGCAAGGTGCCCGGGGGCTTCATGGGCCCGCGCTGGCGCCGCTGCTGGTTTGTGCTCAAGGGACACACGCTCTACTGGTACCGCCAGCCCCAG GATGAGAAGGCTGAGGGCCTCATCAATGTCTCCAACTACAGTCTGGAAAGTGGACAAgatcagaagaaaaaata tgTGTTCCAGCTCACCCATAACGTGTACAAACCCTTCATCTTCGCTGCTGATACCCTGACAGACCTGAGCAT GTGGGTGCGCCATCTCATAACCTGCATTTCCAAGTACCGGTCTCCAGGCCGTGCCCCCTTGCCCCGAGAGGAAG ACTGCTACAGTGAGACGGAAGCAGAAGACCCCGACGATGAGGCTGGATCCTGCTCAGCCTCG CCCAGCCCGGCCCAAGCTGGGAGCTCCCTCCACGGAGACACATCACCTGTGGCCGCCCTCACGCAGGGCAGCCCACGGACCTCCTTCGGCTCTCCGACAG ACAGCAGCGAAGGGGCCCTGGAAGGAATGGTACGGGGGCTGAGGCTGGGTGGCGTGTCCTTCCTGGGCAGGCCGCAGCCCCTCACTCACGAGCAATGGCGGAGCTCTTTCATGCGGCGCAACCGAGACCCCCAGCTGAATGAGCGAGCGCACCGCGTGCGGGCGCTGCAGAGCACGCTCAAG GCAAAGCTGCAGGAGCTGCAGGCCCTGGAGGAGGTGCTAGGCGACCCCGAGCTCACTGGGGAGAAATTCCGCAGGTGGAAGGAGCAGAACCAGGAGCTCTACTCAGAGGGCCTGGGGGCCTGCGGAGTGGAGCgggctgagggcagctcccaAGTCCTGAACTCTGACTCCAGGGAACCgtcttcccaccccccaccctctcAGCCTGAGGAGcactcctgcctctgccccctgACCCCAGAGAGTGACCTCTGA
- the CATSPER4 gene encoding cation channel sperm-associated protein 4: protein MAHNQRTWWQHWTDTTYINPLNRMRAAHEPYLRPEEQVLVNRRDITSSKDAWDMQEFITRMYVKELLRHPAFHLLLAVLLVVNAITIALRTNSVLDQKHYELFSTIDDIVLTILICELLLGWLNGFWIFWKDGWNILNFLIIFILLLGFFVNELSAISITYTLRALRLVHVCMAVEPLARIIHVILQSVPDMAYIMVLILFFMLVFSVFGVTLFGAFVPMHFQNMQVALYTLFICITQDGWVDIYSNFQMETREYAVEIGGAIYFAIFITISAFIGINLLVVVVTTNLEQMIKAGEQGQQHQIVFSETGSEEGNGNNELPLVHCVVARLETSGVPQEPFMGGLPTNLSENTFDNFCLVLEAIQENLMQYKEIRDELNTIVDEVRSIRFNQEQEEELMHRHLSWSPSRASGSSIATREMTCQQDLITALVNREKVQESNTNVLLNKHKLSR, encoded by the exons ATGGCGCATAACCAGAGGACCTGGTGGCAGCACTGGACTGACACCACCTATATCAATCCTTTGAACCGCATG AGGGCCGCTCACGAGCCCTACCTCCGGCCAGAGGAGCAAGTGCTCGTCAACCGCCGAGATATCACTAGCAGTAAG gATGCCTGGGACATGCAGGAGTTCATCACTCGCATGTATGTCAAGGAGCTGCTCCGACACCCGGCCTTCCACCTGCTGCTGGCCGTGCTGCTGGTGGTCAACGCCATCACCATTGCTCTCCGCACCAACTCCGTTCTTGACCAG AAACACTATGAGTTGTTCTCTACCATAGATGACATTGTGCTGACTATCCTTATCTGTGAACTTCTCCTCGGCTGGTTAAATGGCTTCTGGATTTTCTGGAAG GACGGCTGGAACATCCTCAACTTCCTTATCATCTTTATCTTGCTCCTGGGGTTCTTCGTTAATGAACTCAGTGCCATCTCTATCACCTACACCCTCAG GGCACTTCGTCTGGTGCACGTGTGCATGGCAGTGGAGCCCCTGGCCCGGATCATCCATGTCATCCTGCAGTCAGTGCCCGACATGGCCTACATCATGGTGCTCATCCTCTTCTTCATGCTG GTGTTCTCAGTATTCGGGGTCACTCTCTTTGGTGCATTCGTGCCCATGCATTTCCAGAACATGCAGGTTGCCCTGTATACCCTCTTCATCTGCATCACCCAGGATGGCTGGGTGGACATCTACAGTAACTTTCA GATGGAGACAAGGGAGTACGCAGTGGAGATTGGGGGCGCCATCTACTTTGCCATCTTCATCACCATCAGTGCCTTCATTGGCATCAACCTGTTGGTCGTCGTGGTCACCACCAATCTGGAGCAAATGATAAAGGCAGGCGAACAGGGGCAACAGCATCAAATAGTCTTCAGTGAG acAGGCAGCGAGGAGGGAAATGGGAATAACGAGCTGCCGCTGGTGCACTGTGTGGTCGCCCGTTTGGAGACATCTGGCGTCCCCCAGGAGCCGTTTATGGGGGGCCTCCCGACGAACCTCTCAGAAAACACATTCGACAACTTCTGCTTGGTGCTCGAGGCAATACAGGAGAACCTGATGCAGTACAAGGAGATCCGAGATGAGCTCAACAC GATAGTGGACGAAGTACGCTCCATCCGCTTCAACCAGGAACAGGAGGAGGAGCTGATGCACAGGCACTTGTCGTGGAGCCCGTCGAGGGCAAGCGGGTCCTCCATAGCCACCCGTGAGATGACTTGCCAGCAAGACTTGATCACTGCGCTCGTCAACAGGGAAAAG GTTCAGGAATCCAACACAAATGTACTCCTTAACAAACACAAGTTGAGCCGCTGA